A window of Bacteroidota bacterium genomic DNA:
GGCGTTGGCTGCGGGTTGTACTACTGTGGTGAAACCTGCTGAACAAACCCCCACCGGCATTATGGTGCTGATGGAACTGATTAAAGATATTGTGCCCCCCGGTGTTATTAATGTTGTTACCGGCTTTGGCCCCGAGGCAGGCAAACCTTTGGCAACATCGGACAGGGTGGCTAAAGTTGCCTTTACAGGCGAAACAACCACCGGACGTTTGATAATGCAGTATGCCAGTGAAAACCTGATACCAGTTACCATGGAATTGGGCGGAAAATCACCCAATATTTTTATGCCCAGCATTGCCGATGCTGATGATGAGTTTTTTGATAAGTGTGTAGAAGGTGCAGTAATGTTTGCCCTTAACCAAGGCGAGGTATGTACCTGCCCATCAAGGATTTTGGTGCATGAATCTATTTACGATAAGTTTATGGAACGAGTGGTTGCCCGCACAAAGGCTATTAAAATGGGTAATCCGTTGGACGGTGAAACAATGATGGGCGCGCAAGCATCAAACGACCAATATGAAAAAATACTTTCGTACATGGATATTGGTCGTCAAGAAGGAGCAGAGGTGCTGTGTGGCGGTACTGCCGCTAACTTGGGCGACGGCTTAAACGAAGGGTACTACATACAACCTACTATTTTGAAAGGCCACAATAAAATGCGCGTGTTTCAAGAAGAGATTTTTGGCCCCGTAACCTGTGTAACTACTTTTAAAACAGCTGAAGAGGCGATTGAAATTGCCAACGATACTTTGTACGGCTTAGGTGCCGGTTTGTGGACCCGTGATGCACACGAAATTTACCAAATGCCCCGTGCTATAGAAGCAGGCCGTGTATGGGTAAATTGCTACCATGCGTACCCTGC
This region includes:
- a CDS encoding aldehyde dehydrogenase; this encodes METLELTQQDEKLAFPAFKEKYNHFIGGQWVVPASGEYFDNVSPINGKVFTQAARGNKEDINKALDAAHFAFATWSKTSAAERARVLLAIADVMEKNLELLARVETVDNGKALRETRAADIPLCIDHFRYFAGVIRADESTMSEHDENTISINLQEPLGVVGQIIPWNFPLLMASWKIAPALAAGCTTVVKPAEQTPTGIMVLMELIKDIVPPGVINVVTGFGPEAGKPLATSDRVAKVAFTGETTTGRLIMQYASENLIPVTMELGGKSPNIFMPSIADADDEFFDKCVEGAVMFALNQGEVCTCPSRILVHESIYDKFMERVVARTKAIKMGNPLDGETMMGAQASNDQYEKILSYMDIGRQEGAEVLCGGTAANLGDGLNEGYYIQPTILKGHNKMRVFQEEIFGPVTCVTTFKTAEEAIEIANDTLYGLGAGLWTRDAHEIYQMPRAIEAGRVWVNCYHAYPAHAPFGGYKKSGFGRETHKMMLNHYRQTKNMLISYDKKKLGFF